In a single window of the Antedon mediterranea chromosome 1, ecAntMedi1.1, whole genome shotgun sequence genome:
- the LOC140059208 gene encoding centrosomal protein of 131 kDa-like: protein MDLSLTGSQIASQKKRPTSRPSSAGRTRPRSSREDGSEPGSSSRSSTTGRRHSDDRLKAGGDKKSSLSNGFIDGSNIPGGARPKHKRATSNNYELSSHRSNSSHLNSGGTTLVKSRVANSNDDFLELFNSSHKPVIQKPRKMGKSGNKKMSDNLPSARAFQIPSSARSSSTVDSLQLNTDRYDMPQQLNSHVNSEHRHPAKMAATFTTTTNILRDSQTNLKNSNQNPLSQSKNHQNGPRRSPSPVKTSQNLLQVSPRGDSKRDAAKVSSMSTSSSVIRSPTPVNKDVAEEYILTVNNAASRIQRWYREHRQSKKSGSDEIRHLLGQKKQQREQAMLQERNSKEEQQRAEFAKQRRRDEKARMARQEAIKELQKKRQQKQDEIKQMAEDEIKFLQTTGKLSKTPVGKSRSRVSSTSGRSSKARTAAANAASKQDGVPQDNSDSVAHPATASSVGRHVDEIFEESTTHRTRTTNQSAAETDAGSEAKTKTTLTDLLDTLKLLEEPVSGQTPREEPEKKKGPAWLDIFDKDDLNENQDDNEDNDKGQEEGSSLYPRDQDVYLSAENLQDFTDHKPKQSDKQPTKAKATKNALLTEDKLRSIMTFLDEVDKTDQDTITDFRQSSTTTPRTGRKSSTFMPSAEEISKMEEASAAASEIANTVLTQKLQLEEKDRSVKMLQKSLSQQRELTVRHAKEQEKEMKRRVNHQKEEYENTIKRHLGFIDQLIDDKKMLSEKYDAVLKELKEVEKKYSNKIKTMEDSHGTEMTKLKEIQAAAEKIRREKWIDEKTKKIKEITVKGLEPEIQNLIAKHKSEVKKIKTIHEAELLQSEERAGQKYIRHIEELRDQLADEKDAACARERELAKQRYEKQLEQEEVAYQQQRRRMYAEIQEEKERIAEQSRRQRQEMDRLQAQIEENSHKGALVMRQEFDKAREEQEKRHTTEVRELEERLKLEKEAWVENYMKKQETLLLAKERELREHVRQDRDKEIELVIQRLDDDATATREQVERAAENRVKRIRDKYEGELKEMELSERHTQERYNETKARLADMEGENIRLNALIKQKQEEVNDIKQDCDRLTKERKNVQEVIRQEFADRLVATEEENRRLKNEMSEMRARHKLEVERIETSKQEEMDEVHKRVKQAIVKKDDTVNQLRQQYDAATKRADHLESLLEQQRKQLLSLSKKK, encoded by the exons ATGGATCTCAGCTTAACAGGATCGCAGATTGCATCTCAAAAGAAAAGacctactagtaggcctagctcaGCTGGTCGTACAAGACCACGATCAAGCAGAGAGGATGGGAGTGAGCCTGGATCCAGTAGCAGATCAAGTACTACTGGAAGACGACACTCAGATGACCGACTAAAAGCAGGTGGAGATAAGAAATCCAGCCTCAGCAATGGCTTTATCGATGGATCAAATATTCCGGGTGGAGCACGACCAAAACATAAAAGAG CAACAAGCAATAACTATGAATTATCAAGTCATCGTAGCAACTCCAGTCATTTGAATAGTGGAGGAACAACTTTGGTAAAGTCACGGGTAGCAAACAG CAATGATGATTTCCTGGAACTGTTTAATTCAAGTCATAAACCTGTCATTCAAAAGCCAAGAAAGATGGGCAAATCTGGTAATAAAAAGATGTCGGATAACTTG CCATCTGCTAGGGCATTTCAGATACCGTCCAGCGCAAGAAGTAGCAGCACTGTTGATTCACTTCAATTAAACACTGATCGTTATGACATGCCTCAACAACTGAACAGCCATGTGAATTCTGAACATCGGCACCCCGCAAAAATGGCTGCCACTTTCactacaacaacaaacattttaaGAGATTCACAAACCAACTTGAAAAACTCCAATCAGAATCCTTTGTCACAGAGTAAAAATCACCAGAACGGGCCAAGAAGGTCTCCTAGTCCAGTAAAGACCTCTCAGAACTTGTTACAAGTTAGTCCGCGAGGGGACAGTAAAAGAGATGCGGCTAAGGTATCATCAATGTCGACGTCCAGCTCGGTTATTAGATCTCCTACACCTGTTAATAAAGATGTTGCCGAGGAGTACATTTTAACGGTAAACAATGCAGCCAGTCGTATACAAAGGTGGTACCGAGAACATCGGCAGAGCAAGAAGTCTGGATCGGACGAGATCAGACATTTGCTAGGCCAGAAGAAACAGCAACGAGAACAAGCAATGTTGCAAGAACGAAACTCAAAGGAAGAACAACAGAGGGCAGAGTTTGCCAAGCAGAGACGACGAGATGAGAAGGCTAGAATGGCAAGGCAAGAGGCAATCAAA GAACTTCAGAAGAAAAGGCAACAAAAGCAAGATGAGATCAAGCAAATGGCTGAAGATGAAATCAAGTTTTTACAAACAACTGGAAAGTTATCTAAAACTCCGGTTGGTAAATCGCGTTCTCGCGTATCAAGTACAAGTGGTAGATCATCAAAAGCTCGAACAGCTGCTGCCAACGCTGCCTCAAAGCAGGATGGGGTTCCACAGGATAATTCTGATAGCGTCGCTCATCCAGCAACAGCCAGTAGTGTGGGGAGGCATGTTGATGAGATATTTGAG GAATCGACAACGCATCGAACACGAACCACAAACCAAAGTGCTGCAGAGACAGATGCTGGTAGTGAAGCAAAGACTAAAACCACCTTGACAGACCTCCTAGATACATTGAAGCTTTTAGAGGAACCAGTGAGTGGCCAGACCCCCAGGGAAGAACCTGAAAAGAAAAAAGGGCCTGCATGGT tGGATATATTTGATAAAGATGATCTAAATGAAAACCAGgatgataatgaagataatGATAAAGGTCAAGAAGAAGGGTCAAGTCTTTACCCCCGGGATCAAGATGTTTACCTCTCTGCGGAAAATCTTCAAGATTTTACAGATCATAAACCCAAACAAAGTGATAAACAACCTAcaaaggcaaaagcaactaaGAATGCTTTATTAACAGAGGACAAACTTAG gaGCATTATGACATTTTTAGATGAAGTTGATAAAACAGACCAGGACACAATTACAGATTTCCGTCAg TCTTCGACAACGACTCCAAGAACCGGACGTAAATCTTCGACCTTTATGCCGTCAGCTGAAGAAATTAGCAAGATGGAGGAAGCATCTGCCGCAGCCTCAGAGATCGCCAACACTGTGCTTACACAGAAGTTACAACTGGAAGAAAAGGACAGATCAGTCAAAATGTTACAGAAATCTTTG agcCAACAGCGTGAGCTAACAGTACGACATGCTAAAGAGCaagaaaaagaaatgaaaagaaGAGTAAACCATCAAAAAGAAGAATATGAGAACACTATAAAAAGACATCTTGGTTTTATTGATCAG CTTATTGATGACAAGAAGATGCTTAGTGAAAAATATGATGCTGTATTGAAAGAATTAAAAGAAGTTGAAAAGAAATActcaaacaaaattaaaacaatggAAGACAG TCATGGAACAGAAATGACAAAGCTGAAAGAAATCCAAGCTGCTGCTGAGAAAATACGACGAGAAAAATGGATTGACGAAAAGACTAAAAAGATTAAG GAAATAACAGTTAAAGGCTTGGAACCAGAGATACAGAATTTAATTGCAAAGCATAAATCAGAGGTGAAAAAGATCAAAACCATACACGAAGCAGAGTTGTTGCAATCTGAGGAGCGAGCAGGACAAAAATACATCAGACACATTGAAGAACTCCGCGATCAACTTGCTGATGAAAAAGATGCTGCCTGTGCCCGAGAAAGAGAGCTAGCCAAACAAAG GTACGAAAAGCAATTAGAACAGGAAGAGGTAGCCTATCAACAACAACGGCGCAGAATGTATGCAGAAATACAGGAAGAAAAGGAAAGAATAGCAGAACAGTCAAGAAGACAGCGCCAAGAGATGGATAGACTACAGGCACAAATCGAAGAAAACAGTCACAAGGGCGCACTAGTTATGAGACAGGAGTTTGATAAAGCTAGAGAAGAACAAGAAAAACGACATACG ACTGAAGTTCGAGAACTAGAAGAAAGACTTAAATTAGAGAAAGAAGCATGGGTAGAAAATTACATGAAAAAGCAG GAAACTCTACTTCTGGCAAAGGAGAGAGAATTGCGAGAACATGTCCGTCAAGATCGCGACAAAGAAATAGAACTTGTAATTCAGAGGTTGGATGACGACGCCACAGCAACACGTGAACAGGTTGAAAGAGCTGCTGAAAATCGAGTCAA ACGTATTCGAGATAAATATGAAGGAGAGCTGAAAGAAATGGAGTTGTCAGAAAGACACACACAGGAAAGATACAATGAAACTAAAGCAAGACTAGCAGATATGGAAGGTGAAAACATACGATTGAACGCACTCATCAAGCAGAAACAAGAAGAAGTTAATGATATCAAACAG GACTGTGACCGATtaacaaaagaaagaaaaaatgtaCAAGAGGTGATTCGCCAAGAATTTGCAGATCGTCTGGTAGCTACTGAAGAGGAAAACAGACGTCTGAAGAATGAGATGTCCGAAATGAGAGCCAGGCACAAACTAGAGGTTGAAAGAATTGAGACGAGTAAACAAGAAGAGATGGATGAAGTACATAAAAG GGTTAAACAAGCCATAGTAAAGAAAGATGACACTGTGAACCAACTAAGGCAACAGTATGATGCAGCAACCAAACGAGCCGACCACCTTGAATCTTTACTAGAACAACAGCGAAAACAACTTCTTAGCTTGTCTAAGAAGAAGTGA